CCTACCGCAACCGTTAAATCAATCCCTATGCCCGATTTCCGAGGACCACAGGGGCAAAAGTGTATTGTCTCCATTGGTTGGCATGTGGATGGCGAGTCAGGGGCGATCGCCAGTGACCCTCGTGCAGTAAACCATCTCACTGCTCTCTCTGAAGGAGCCTACGGAGTTTCCGCTGCTCTGCCTCGTATTCTCGACATGCATCGATCGCTGGATATTCCAGGTTCATTCTTTTTCCCAGGGTATGTAGCAGACCTGCATCCCGACGCAGTAGAGGCGATCGCCGCCGAGGGACACGAGATCGCCCATCACGGTTACTTACATGAAAACTGCTTCTTTTTAGACAAAGAAGCTCAACGCGACGTATTTCTCAAGGGCATCGCCGCTCTGGAACGTATCACCGGAAAAGCTCCGGTAGGTTGGAGTGCGCCTACCTGGGGAGTCAAACCCGATACCCTCGAATTGCTCTGCGAATTGGGGATGATTTATGACTGTAGCCTGATGGAATACGATATGCCCTATTTGCTCTCAACCCCGGCAGGATCGCTGATCGAATTACCCATCAGCATGGTGTTAGATGACTGGCAAATCTTTGGAGCCTCTCCCTTTCCCGGTGGTGGAGTGAATGCCACCGCCGAAACCGCATTCCAAATTTGGAAAGAGGAATTCGATGGGATGCGGCGATTTGGCGGATTCTTCACCACGACCTTTCATCCCAACCTGATGGGCAGACCCGGACGGTTAAATATGCTCTATCGGCTATTTGAATACATGAAATCGTTTGATGATGTCTGGTGGGCAACCTGTGAAGACGTAGCACAATATTCGCGATCGCAGGTCACGGCAAACACTAACATCATGAATTGAGTTCGCGATCTCTAATCCACCACTCGCAGTAACCCCATCTTGAGGCGATCGAGGACGTGTTTTACCTGTCTCATGTCGCGATCGCTAAGGGGTTGCTCTGACGTTGCGGCTCTTAGCAAAAACCGCTCATCAGCACGGGTAATTCTGCCAGAGGCAACAATGCGATTGGTGATTTCTTCAATCGTGGGGGCAAGGGTTGAAGGTTGCATAATACCAACTCCGGGGGGACAAAGAGTAGTACGAGCACACAGAGTACTCGTCAAAATTACTGAGTCACTCTTCGCGATCGCCCGTCCCCATCCGGAAAATCTTTAAAGTATCTTTACATAACCTTTCACAAAAATTTGACTTGCTTAGAGTAAGACACACAGTTTGTAGGAGTAATGCCATCGACAATTAGGCTTTGCAAATACTCACGGAATTCATGCCTGAACGCATCGCCCCTCGCACTGCGTAAAATCCGACATCGCATACACTAGATGCTATCTCCAATCAATGCTCTGTGGTATTTCTTGATGTCATTCGACAAGATCTTTGAAAAGCTACTTGAACAACTGGTTAGCCTGGGACCAGCCGCAATCTTTTTTGTGATTGCAGTACATGAATGCTGGCTTTATATAGACCCCAATAGCCCTGATGGGGATTTGCGAAAAGCCTTTTTGTTTGCTTGTGCTGGAGCAGCCTGGGTGTTTGTGTTCAAGCTTTTGTCTGATCTGTGGAATGAGATTTGGCAATCGCGTCGAGCTTCGGTGGCTAATTCAATTGTCAACCGAGTTGAAGCACTGAATCGAGCGTTGCGATGGAAGCTATCGAGTTTTGAGCGGCAGTATTTGGACTGTCAGGCATACGATTGCTATGACTATCGGGTAGAAGGCTATCAACCCTTTGGCATCAAAATGGTGATGTTAGAAGAGGTATTTGTGCCGTTGGAGTTGGTGGGTAGCCAGGTAGAGGGACAGGCAACCCACATGATATTAAAACAGCGGCAACGCTTGAAACAAGGCTCTATAGAACCCTCTAATCAAGATGAAAACAACTGGAAGATTTGGGAGTTTTTGGCACAGACAAAGAAGTCACCAGCCTATCGACATATGGCAATTTTGGCAGCAGTTGGCTATGGCAAAACGACCCTGCTCAAGCACATTACTTTGAGCTATGCCAAACAGTTGCCCGTTGTGCGGCAATACAAAGCCCCAAAGCTGATCCCCATCTTGTTGTATTTGCGCGACTTACGTGAGGTTTTTGATCAAGCGAAATCCACATTTCCCAGCCTGCCTGATCTAATTCACACTCATCATCTAAAGCGATTGCCCGATCATGACCGCCTCAATGTTCCCGAAAACTGGGCAAAGAACCTACTGCAAGCAGGTCGGGCACTGGTGATGTTTGACGGGTTTGATGAAGTAGCTGAAAAACGTCGGGGTGATGTCAGCGAGTGGATCAGCCAGCAAATGCATCGTTATCCAAAGTCGGTGTTTATTCTCACATCGCGCCCACCCGGATATGAAAAGCATTACACTGCCGAAAGACCCGAAACGACGCTTTATGTTCGAGCATTTAACAACAAACAGCGGAGTGAGTTCCTGCATAAATGGTATGCCTGTCAGGAACGCTATGACCGGGGTGGACGAAACACTCCAGATGTGCAAGCTACGGCTGAACGCCAAGCTAACAACTTGTTACAACAGCTAAAGCAGCGTCCAAAGCTGTCTGAGATGGCAGACAATCCACTCCTGCTCAACATGATTGCCACTGTGCATCGGTTTCATCCTGGAGATGCATTGCCCAAATATCGGGCGGAACTCTATGCCAACATCTGTAAGCTGCAACTCGTGGATCGCCCCCAGGCAAAGGGCATCCCCATGTTATTAAACCTGGAGAATAGCTTGAAGCTGTTGCGAATCATCGCTCTCAAGCTGATGGAGTATCCCAGTGGACGGCTTCCTGACATTACAGGGGGGCGATTGGGTGACTGGATTAGACAACCCTTGGTGTCAATCAACTATGGTGTAAAGCCAGAGCAATGGATTGAGCAAATTGTGACAATCAGCGAATTGCTGGTCAAGAAGGAAGACCGAGGCAACGATCAGGACAGTATTTATGAATTTGCTCACCTCAGTTTTCAGGAGTATCTAGCGGCAGAACAGATCAAAATCTTGCAGCAAGAATTGATGATTTCAGAACGGTTTGAGGTGACAGAATGGCGCGAAACGATTTTGTTGTATGCGGCTCAAACCAACCCCACACCGCTGGTTCAGGAAGCCTGTCGGCGTAACACTCGTGAAGCTCTGCAACTAGGATACGACTGTGTGCGTGAATCGCCCAACCCTGTTGACCCAGAGGCATTTCAAGAGCTGCAAGCTCTGCGTTATCAGCCTCTCGAAACCTATCTGGCTCAAGGGCAATGGAAAGAAGCCGATCAAGAAACCTGGCACATGATGCTCCGCACGGTTGGTAAAAGTGAAGACCAAGTTTTGTGGATAGATGACCTTCACACGTTTCCCTGTGATGACTTACTTCGCATTGACCAACTCTGGGTGAACTATAGTCAGGGCAAATGGGGTTTCAGCGTGCAAAAGGCTATCTACTTGTCGTCAGAAGTTGGGGGAATCGCCAATGGACGATCTGAGCGGGAGGCATGGTATAAATTTTGCGATCGCGTGGGTTGGCGCAAGGGCGGCAACTGGGTGACTAACTATGACTATCTCAATTCTGACCTCGAAAAATCTCTTCTAGGAGAATTTCCATGTTGGTGGGGTTCTAGCGGTCATCAGGGTATGTCGGTGCTGCCGCCTTCTGCTGTGATACCACCTTCTTCTGCTCACTTCCCTTTTCTAGTGCACAGACTTGTAGACTGTAGCACGAGCCAGTCCTGAGCTTCCTCCAATAGCTAGATCCCCGGCTGCTTGAAGCAGCCGGGATGCTAGATGCCAAACGGTTTCACCCATTTTTGACCGATCGCCCAATTCAACACTTGCTGAGCGATCGCAAACAAGACAATATTTTGCAGCACCACGCTACTCCAATCGATGAGTTGATCCAGGGTAATAGTATCTACCTGTAAATCAATCTGGGCTAACCCGCGAATCACCCCAAAGGCAAGAACAGCACCTGCTTTGAGTTGAGGATTGTTATCTTGCCGAACAATGTATCGATAACTGACTCCAAACAACAATCCAGTGGCAAGGGCGATCGCTCCTTGAAGCAACGTCGATAGCTGGATCGATAAACCCCACGAGGCTTCTTGAAACAGGGGCAGAATGAGTGCCGAGGCAAAAGCCGCAAGACCTGTGGCGATCGCGCCAACAATTCCCGCTTTTAAGGATTCAATGCGTTCTGTGTTTGACTCCATTTTGTCCCAAGATTCATAGCGATCGCCCGCTCTTTGTATTACCAAACGCCGTAAAGAGGCTGGAATTGCAGACATCTACTCTTGTTGCATAACTCGTTGCGATCGACGTCGAAAGCTTCAGGTTGATTAAGATCTGCGACTTCTCAAAGAAGTCGCAGATCTGGGTGTAGTTAACGAGCATCCCCAACGATTTCGCGGAACCACTCGTCGTTCCAAATTTCCTCAAAGCTGGTGTCGGTCTTTGCCTCCTGGCGATATTTGGGATTCAGCCCGATCGCCTGTTGCAAGCTACCCAATGCCAGGTCAGACTTGCCCTGTAGGGCATAGGAAACCGCTTTGTTGTAGTGGGCACTGGCGTAATCGGGTTTGAGTTCGAGGGCACGATCGAAGCTGGCGATCGCTTCCCGGTCGCGTCCCAATTGCACCAGAGCCGCACCCTTCTTGTCGAGGGCTTTGAAAGAATCGGGGTTAATCCGCAACACCTGATCAAAGGCAGCTAAGGCATCCTCGAAGCGTTCTAAGGTTTCCAGTGCCATGCCCTTGTTGAGCCATGCGGTGGCATCATCGGGATCAACCTGAGTGGCGCGATCGAAGGCAGCTAGAGCTTCTTCGTGGCGTTGCAAGGTTCCCAGAGCCACCCCTCGATTGACCAGTGCCTCGTGATAGTCGGGCTTGAGTTCCAACGCTTTGTCAAAGGCGACGATCGCATCGTCAGTACGCTTCAGACGGTTCAGCGTGATGCCCCGATTCAGCCACACTTTATGGTCGGCAGGTTGCCGCTCAACAGCTTGATCAAAGGCGGTGAGGGCTTCTTTATAGCTCTTTAACTCGCGCAGAGAGATGCCGCGATGATAGGGAATATCAGTATGGTCGGGGTTGAGAGCCAGGGCGCGATCGAGGGCAATAATGGCTTGCTCGTGCTGTTGCAACTCTTGCAATGCCAATCCGCGACGATACCAGACGTCGGGGTTGTTGGGTTGCACCTTGACCACCTCTTCGTATTGGGCGATCGCCTCTTTGTAGCGTCCCTCTGCAAACAGCGCATCTCCCTGATTGATGTAGCTCTGCGCCGTCATAAACAACTTGGGATTGTTGGCGCGGATGGTGTCCAGTTGCTCCATCAGCAATCGCAGTTTTTCCTGCTCTTCGCTCATAAAGGATTCCGCGATGAACTGGGGTGACAGTTCTGCCAACTGCTTCAAGATCTGGTCTTTTTGAGTCTGGGCATCGGTTTGAATGTGATTCAGTTGCTCTGCCAGATCGATCGCCAGTTTGCCAAAGTTCTGAACAGCGTTTTCCTGTTGCTTTTGCACGCCCGATTCGAGTTCCGACAGCTTGGCGGTGAACTTGGCTTCCAGTTGTTCTACCTTTTGCCGCAACACATCCCGTTGATTGCGCGTGTCGTCCTTGAGTTCCGTAAGTTGGGCAATAACATCGGTTTCCAGCTTACCCAGTGCCTCCAGCAGCAATTCCTTGCGTCCATCTGCTGTGGAGCGCAACTCCGCCAGTTGGTTGCCAAACTCCGCCTCTAAGCGTTGCAGCGTTTGCAGCGTGGCATCCTTTTGTCCTTGCACCTCGCTTTGAATTCCGGCAAACTGCCCCATGAAGTCCGCTACTGTCTGTTGTAACTGCTGAATCGTGGCGTCTTTCTGCCCCTGTACATCGGCTTGAATGCCAGCAAACTGCCCAGTGAACTCGGCTGCCACCTGTTGGAGTTGCTGGATAGTATTGTCCTTCTGCCCGTATACGTCTGCCTGAATGCCAGCGAATTGGCTGGTGAAGTCAGAGGAAACCTTCTCTAAATAGCCCAGAGTGCCTTCTTTTTGGGACTGCACTTCCGCCTGCAAACCAGCGAATTGGGCAGTGAACTCGGTCGCGACTCGCCGCAGGTCTTGGAGAATGCTGTTCTTTTGCTGTTGGATATCGGCTTGCAACCCAGAAAACTGTCCGATAAACTCGGTTGCCGATCG
Above is a genomic segment from Oscillatoria sp. FACHB-1407 containing:
- a CDS encoding polysaccharide deacetylase family protein; translated protein: MQTINPTATVKSIPMPDFRGPQGQKCIVSIGWHVDGESGAIASDPRAVNHLTALSEGAYGVSAALPRILDMHRSLDIPGSFFFPGYVADLHPDAVEAIAAEGHEIAHHGYLHENCFFLDKEAQRDVFLKGIAALERITGKAPVGWSAPTWGVKPDTLELLCELGMIYDCSLMEYDMPYLLSTPAGSLIELPISMVLDDWQIFGASPFPGGGVNATAETAFQIWKEEFDGMRRFGGFFTTTFHPNLMGRPGRLNMLYRLFEYMKSFDDVWWATCEDVAQYSRSQVTANTNIMN
- a CDS encoding tetratricopeptide repeat protein; translation: MKRKNPALLAHLLQNGLALAAVLLSVGVVHAEPSPIQRHSEWTIAQANTADRAELDQLQADARQAFNRTIILFNVLLAALALLIGGAIATLIILRRAVVREVADAVKAHLNELSDLEAQIKQATKSVNEVLRDAEDIADELSGEADEFQAEVKEKREAIAKLLTEFNKLKEKTLADLTAQVTAAKDKMGISQSEFADQLEALQQATQERADLTLGNLEQSEATFGASLAEIQKTAATHRDEFNRYLGEVRSQAVTQKDDFAAQLRDLHVVASSRKDEFVAQLWQLQSGTTERRDQVFEHFTKLEADIVPQLNEVRQGAETRIIQQKDLILDYLRKLESDFVGEVSSLKSDLYGHRDLALQDFQRAIADFSNQLNTLQSDARFQKDSTIQSLQRSATEFIGQFSGLQADIQQQKNSILQDLRRVATEFTAQFAGLQAEVQSQKEGTLGYLEKVSSDFTSQFAGIQADVYGQKDNTIQQLQQVAAEFTGQFAGIQADVQGQKDATIQQLQQTVADFMGQFAGIQSEVQGQKDATLQTLQRLEAEFGNQLAELRSTADGRKELLLEALGKLETDVIAQLTELKDDTRNQRDVLRQKVEQLEAKFTAKLSELESGVQKQQENAVQNFGKLAIDLAEQLNHIQTDAQTQKDQILKQLAELSPQFIAESFMSEEQEKLRLLMEQLDTIRANNPKLFMTAQSYINQGDALFAEGRYKEAIAQYEEVVKVQPNNPDVWYRRGLALQELQQHEQAIIALDRALALNPDHTDIPYHRGISLRELKSYKEALTAFDQAVERQPADHKVWLNRGITLNRLKRTDDAIVAFDKALELKPDYHEALVNRGVALGTLQRHEEALAAFDRATQVDPDDATAWLNKGMALETLERFEDALAAFDQVLRINPDSFKALDKKGAALVQLGRDREAIASFDRALELKPDYASAHYNKAVSYALQGKSDLALGSLQQAIGLNPKYRQEAKTDTSFEEIWNDEWFREIVGDAR
- a CDS encoding GUN4 domain-containing protein; this encodes MLSPINALWYFLMSFDKIFEKLLEQLVSLGPAAIFFVIAVHECWLYIDPNSPDGDLRKAFLFACAGAAWVFVFKLLSDLWNEIWQSRRASVANSIVNRVEALNRALRWKLSSFERQYLDCQAYDCYDYRVEGYQPFGIKMVMLEEVFVPLELVGSQVEGQATHMILKQRQRLKQGSIEPSNQDENNWKIWEFLAQTKKSPAYRHMAILAAVGYGKTTLLKHITLSYAKQLPVVRQYKAPKLIPILLYLRDLREVFDQAKSTFPSLPDLIHTHHLKRLPDHDRLNVPENWAKNLLQAGRALVMFDGFDEVAEKRRGDVSEWISQQMHRYPKSVFILTSRPPGYEKHYTAERPETTLYVRAFNNKQRSEFLHKWYACQERYDRGGRNTPDVQATAERQANNLLQQLKQRPKLSEMADNPLLLNMIATVHRFHPGDALPKYRAELYANICKLQLVDRPQAKGIPMLLNLENSLKLLRIIALKLMEYPSGRLPDITGGRLGDWIRQPLVSINYGVKPEQWIEQIVTISELLVKKEDRGNDQDSIYEFAHLSFQEYLAAEQIKILQQELMISERFEVTEWRETILLYAAQTNPTPLVQEACRRNTREALQLGYDCVRESPNPVDPEAFQELQALRYQPLETYLAQGQWKEADQETWHMMLRTVGKSEDQVLWIDDLHTFPCDDLLRIDQLWVNYSQGKWGFSVQKAIYLSSEVGGIANGRSEREAWYKFCDRVGWRKGGNWVTNYDYLNSDLEKSLLGEFPCWWGSSGHQGMSVLPPSAVIPPSSAHFPFLVHRLVDCSTSQS